The following coding sequences are from one Bradyrhizobium sp. 200 window:
- a CDS encoding polysaccharide biosynthesis/export family protein, whose amino-acid sequence MRVARAFRIPITAIITALALSGCMRTTGPVAVAPQGDLDSMAYGQTGRPPPQAAAVASSSGGAIGALRAAFASAPHAAPPPAIVAAPVAYVEPAPVRHDAAYHLDAGDKLRVVVYGQEGLTNTYAIDAGGSITMPLIGSVPARGRSTAGLAAAISAKLRAGFIRDPSVAVEIEAYRPFFILGEVAAPGQYPYVPNMTVESAVAIAGGFSPRARRDSVTVTHTDASGTARFVVPPGSPISPGDTVLVSERWF is encoded by the coding sequence GTGCGGGTTGCGCGCGCGTTTCGAATACCGATCACTGCGATCATCACCGCGCTCGCTCTGTCGGGCTGCATGCGCACGACCGGCCCGGTTGCGGTCGCGCCGCAAGGCGATCTCGATTCAATGGCCTATGGCCAAACCGGCAGACCGCCGCCGCAAGCGGCGGCGGTCGCTTCTTCCAGCGGCGGCGCCATCGGCGCGCTTCGCGCGGCCTTCGCCTCGGCGCCACACGCAGCACCTCCACCCGCTATCGTTGCCGCACCCGTGGCCTATGTCGAACCCGCGCCGGTGCGACACGACGCGGCCTATCATCTCGATGCCGGCGACAAGCTGCGCGTGGTCGTCTATGGCCAGGAAGGTCTGACCAACACCTACGCGATCGACGCCGGCGGTTCGATCACGATGCCGCTGATCGGCTCGGTGCCGGCGCGCGGCCGCAGCACGGCGGGACTGGCGGCGGCGATATCGGCGAAACTGCGCGCCGGCTTCATCAGGGACCCGTCGGTCGCGGTGGAGATCGAAGCGTATCGGCCGTTCTTCATTCTCGGCGAGGTCGCGGCACCCGGGCAATATCCGTATGTCCCCAACATGACGGTCGAGAGCGCGGTGGCGATCGCCGGCGGCTTTTCGCCGCGCGCCCGCCGCGACAGCGTCACGGTTACCCACACCGATGCCTCGGGAACGGCGCGCTTCGTCGTTCCGCCCGGCAGCCCGATCAGTCCCGGTGACACCGTGCTCGTCAGCGAGCGCTGGTTCTAG
- the msrA gene encoding peptide-methionine (S)-S-oxide reductase MsrA: protein MLFMRKTTALPSAAEALPGRASPIPTATTHFVNGRKLQPPYPAGLEQAVFGLGCFWGAERKFWELGDGIYATAVGYAGGHTPNPTYEEVCSGRTGHTEVVLVVFDPKKVSYEQLLKTFWENHNPTQGMRQGNDVGTQYRSAIYTFGDAQRQAADASKATYQKALAAKGLGAITTEIAPSGEFYFAEDYHQQYLAKNPAGYCGLGGTGVSCPIGVGVSAA, encoded by the coding sequence ATGTTGTTCATGCGCAAGACCACCGCGCTGCCAAGCGCAGCCGAAGCGCTGCCGGGCCGTGCCAGCCCGATACCGACCGCCACCACGCATTTCGTCAACGGCCGCAAGCTGCAGCCGCCTTATCCGGCCGGCCTCGAGCAGGCGGTGTTTGGCCTCGGCTGTTTCTGGGGCGCAGAGCGCAAGTTCTGGGAGCTCGGTGACGGCATCTATGCGACCGCCGTTGGCTATGCCGGCGGACATACGCCCAATCCGACCTATGAAGAGGTCTGCTCCGGCCGCACCGGTCATACCGAAGTGGTGCTGGTCGTGTTCGATCCGAAGAAGGTCTCCTACGAGCAACTCCTGAAAACGTTCTGGGAAAATCACAACCCGACGCAGGGCATGCGCCAGGGCAACGATGTCGGCACCCAATATCGCTCGGCGATCTACACGTTCGGCGATGCGCAGCGCCAAGCCGCCGATGCGTCGAAGGCAACCTACCAGAAGGCGCTGGCGGCGAAGGGTCTCGGCGCCATCACCACCGAGATCGCGCCATCGGGCGAATTCTATTTCGCCGAGGATTATCATCAGCAATATCTCGCCAAGAATCCGGCAGGCTATTGCGGATTGGGCGGCACCGGCGTGTCGTGCCCGATCGGCGTCGGCGTGAGTGCCGCCTGA
- the rpsT gene encoding 30S ribosomal protein S20 gives MANTSSAKKATRKIARRTIINKSRRTQMRGAVRTVEEAIKSGDRNAAIEAMKRAEPELMQAAQRNIIHRNNANRKVSRLTHAIAKLAK, from the coding sequence ATGGCCAATACCTCTTCCGCCAAAAAGGCGACCCGCAAGATTGCCCGCCGCACCATCATCAACAAGTCGCGCCGCACGCAGATGCGTGGCGCGGTTCGCACCGTCGAGGAAGCGATCAAGAGCGGCGACCGCAATGCCGCGATCGAAGCGATGAAGCGCGCGGAACCAGAACTGATGCAGGCCGCGCAGCGCAACATCATTCACAGGAACAATGCGAACCGGAAGGTGTCGCGCCTGACGCATGCGATCGCCAAGCTGGCGAAGTGA
- the dnaA gene encoding chromosomal replication initiator protein DnaA — MTNTEQDRWSRVKGRLRTSVGEDVYTSWFARMDLEAVQDESVHLSVPTRFLKSWIQAHYADRVLTCWQAEMPEVHRIDLTVRTAMRSAASAKEATAPVDQRRIEQVNGRHAPELRATATAPVSASHDALGGSPLDPRLTFASFVIGRSNTLAHAAARQVAEGRRGDPVMFNPLYIHAGVGLGKTHLLQAVTWAGNSGSERKVLYLTAEKFMYGFVAALKTQTALAFKEALRGIDVLVIDDLQFLQGKSTQAEFCHTLNALIDAGRQVVIAADRPPSDLESLDDRVRSRLAGGLVVEMGSLGEELRLGILKSRVAAARAHHASFDVPEAVLDYLARTITHNGRDLEGAINRLLAHSKLNAQPVTLEMAEREVRDLIRPQEPKRIKIEDIQRVVARQYNVSRSDLLSSRRTANVVRPRQVAMYLAKTLTLRSLPEIGRRFGGRDHTTVLHAVRKIEALVARDIALSEEVESLKRQLQE; from the coding sequence ATGACAAATACGGAACAGGATCGTTGGTCGCGCGTGAAGGGGCGGTTGCGGACGAGCGTTGGCGAAGACGTCTACACGAGCTGGTTTGCGCGCATGGACCTGGAAGCCGTGCAGGACGAAAGCGTGCATCTGTCGGTGCCGACCCGGTTCCTCAAGAGCTGGATCCAGGCGCATTACGCCGACCGCGTCCTGACCTGCTGGCAGGCCGAGATGCCGGAAGTGCATCGCATCGACCTCACCGTGCGCACGGCGATGCGCAGCGCAGCGTCCGCCAAGGAAGCCACCGCACCGGTCGATCAGCGCCGCATCGAGCAGGTCAATGGCCGGCACGCGCCTGAACTGCGCGCGACCGCGACGGCGCCGGTATCCGCCAGCCATGATGCGCTCGGCGGTTCGCCGCTTGACCCGCGCCTCACCTTTGCGAGCTTCGTGATCGGCCGCTCCAACACGCTGGCGCATGCGGCGGCACGTCAGGTCGCCGAAGGGCGCCGCGGCGATCCCGTGATGTTCAACCCACTCTATATTCACGCCGGCGTCGGCCTCGGCAAAACCCATCTGCTGCAGGCGGTGACGTGGGCCGGCAATTCGGGCAGCGAGCGCAAGGTGCTGTATCTCACTGCCGAGAAATTCATGTACGGCTTCGTCGCCGCGCTGAAGACGCAGACAGCGCTGGCCTTCAAGGAAGCGCTGCGCGGCATCGACGTGCTCGTGATCGACGATTTGCAGTTTCTGCAGGGCAAGTCGACCCAAGCCGAGTTCTGCCACACGCTGAATGCGCTGATCGATGCCGGCCGCCAGGTGGTGATCGCCGCCGACCGCCCGCCGTCCGATCTCGAGAGCCTCGACGATCGCGTGCGCTCGCGGCTGGCGGGTGGCCTCGTCGTGGAGATGGGTTCGCTCGGCGAAGAACTGCGGCTCGGAATCCTGAAATCGCGCGTGGCGGCTGCGCGTGCGCATCACGCGAGCTTCGACGTGCCAGAGGCGGTGCTGGACTATCTGGCGCGCACCATCACCCATAACGGCCGCGACCTCGAAGGCGCCATCAACCGCCTGCTCGCGCACTCCAAGCTCAATGCCCAGCCGGTGACGCTGGAAATGGCCGAGCGCGAGGTGCGCGACCTGATCCGCCCGCAGGAACCGAAGCGGATCAAGATCGAGGACATCCAGCGGGTGGTTGCCCGGCAGTACAATGTCAGCCGTTCGGACCTGCTGTCGTCGCGGCGGACCGCCAACGTGGTTCGGCCGCGTCAGGTCGCGATGTATCTGGCGAAGACGCTGACGCTGCGTTCGCTGCCCGAGATCGGCCGTCGGTTCGGCGGACGCGACCACACCACGGTGCTGCACGCCGTGCGCAAGATCGAGGCACTGGTGGCGCGGGATATCGCGCTGTCCGAGGAGGTCGAGTCGCTGAAGCGGCAATTGCAGGAATAG
- the dnaN gene encoding DNA polymerase III subunit beta yields the protein MKVTVERAQLLKSLGHVHRVVERRNTIPILGNVLVRAENARLSLKATDLDLEVTETLAAETATGGSTTVPAHMFYDIVRKLPDGAQIVLEADGDRSVMAIRAGRSRFTLQTLPESDFPDLAAGDMTHSFSLGAADVKRLIDRTQFAISTEETRYYLNGIYLHTAGSAKAATLRGVATDGHRLAQIDLALPSGATGMPGVIVPRKTVGEVQRLIEDNEAEVKIELSQGKIRFTLGNVVLTSKLIDGTFPDYGRVIPQNNDKELIVDKKDFEAAVDRVSTISSERGRAVKLALSSGKLVLSVTNPDSGSATEELEVEYASDALDIGFNSRYLLDIAAQIEGEVAVLRLADPGSPTLVQDKDNKGALYVLMPMRV from the coding sequence ATGAAGGTCACCGTCGAACGCGCGCAACTGCTGAAATCGCTCGGCCACGTCCATCGAGTGGTCGAGCGCCGCAACACCATCCCGATCCTCGGCAACGTGCTGGTCCGCGCCGAAAACGCCAGGCTGTCGCTGAAGGCGACCGACCTCGACCTGGAGGTGACCGAAACACTGGCGGCGGAAACCGCGACCGGCGGCTCCACCACCGTGCCGGCGCATATGTTCTACGACATCGTCCGCAAACTGCCCGACGGCGCGCAGATCGTGCTGGAGGCCGACGGCGACCGTTCGGTGATGGCGATCCGCGCCGGCCGCTCGCGCTTCACGCTGCAGACCCTCCCGGAGAGCGACTTCCCGGACCTTGCCGCCGGCGACATGACGCATTCGTTCTCGCTTGGGGCTGCCGACGTCAAGCGCCTGATCGACCGCACGCAGTTTGCGATCTCGACCGAAGAGACCCGCTATTATCTCAACGGCATCTACCTGCACACGGCCGGCAGCGCCAAGGCTGCGACGCTGCGCGGGGTGGCGACCGACGGGCATCGGCTGGCGCAGATCGATCTGGCACTGCCCTCCGGCGCCACCGGCATGCCCGGCGTGATCGTGCCGCGCAAGACGGTGGGCGAGGTGCAGCGGCTGATCGAGGACAATGAGGCCGAAGTCAAAATCGAGCTGTCGCAGGGCAAGATCCGCTTCACCCTCGGCAACGTCGTGCTGACCTCGAAACTGATCGACGGAACCTTCCCGGATTACGGCCGCGTCATTCCGCAGAACAACGACAAGGAGTTGATCGTCGACAAGAAGGATTTTGAGGCCGCGGTCGACCGCGTCTCGACCATTTCCAGCGAGCGCGGCCGCGCCGTGAAGCTCGCATTGTCTTCGGGCAAGCTGGTGCTGTCAGTGACCAATCCGGATTCCGGCAGCGCCACCGAAGAACTGGAAGTCGAATACGCCTCCGACGCGCTCGATATCGGTTTCAACTCGCGCTATCTGCTCGACATCGCCGCGCAGATCGAAGGCGAAGTCGCCGTGCTCCGCCTCGCCGATCCCGGCTCGCCAACGCTGGTGCAGGACAAGGACAACAAGGGCGCGCTCTACGTGCTAATGCCGATGCGGGTGTGA
- the recF gene encoding DNA replication/repair protein RecF, translating to MTPSRIHRLNLTHFRNYRAGTVQARGDVVVLVGPNGAGKTNCLEAISFLSPGRGLRRATLEDVADNQGDGSWAVSAEVEGALGLATLGTGIDAPAAEAASTSRRCRIDREPVSSATAFGDHLRMVWLTPAMDGLFLGAASERRRFFDRLVLAIDSEHSSRVSALERSLRSRNRLLEVRNYDDHWCDAIERETAELAVAVAATRGQTVTRLAAMLRERGQASAFPSAQIMLDGWMENALVGESATSVEDRYREILRASRARDAAAGRTLDGPHLTDLQVVYAPKNMPARDASTGEQKALLIGLVLAHATLVAEMTGIVPLLLLDEVVAHLDPSRRKALFDELAKLGAQVWMTGADPAAFVDIGATGEIFDVESGQVKRRS from the coding sequence ATGACCCCCTCGCGCATCCACCGCCTCAACCTCACGCACTTCCGCAACTATCGCGCGGGAACCGTGCAGGCGCGCGGCGACGTGGTGGTGCTGGTGGGGCCGAACGGCGCCGGCAAGACCAATTGTCTGGAGGCGATCTCGTTTCTCTCGCCGGGGCGCGGCCTGCGGCGTGCGACGCTGGAGGATGTCGCGGACAACCAGGGCGACGGCTCCTGGGCGGTGTCCGCCGAAGTCGAGGGCGCGCTCGGGCTTGCCACGCTCGGCACCGGCATCGATGCGCCCGCCGCCGAGGCCGCGTCAACCAGCCGACGCTGCCGGATCGACCGCGAGCCCGTGAGTTCGGCAACCGCCTTTGGCGATCATTTGCGCATGGTGTGGCTGACGCCCGCCATGGACGGGCTGTTTCTCGGCGCCGCTTCCGAACGGCGGCGTTTCTTCGACCGGCTGGTGCTGGCGATCGACAGCGAGCATTCCAGCCGCGTCTCGGCACTGGAGCGCTCGCTCCGCTCGCGCAACCGCCTGCTCGAAGTGCGCAATTATGACGACCATTGGTGCGACGCGATCGAGCGCGAAACCGCCGAGCTTGCGGTCGCGGTCGCTGCCACCCGCGGCCAGACGGTGACGCGACTGGCGGCGATGCTGCGCGAGCGCGGGCAAGCTTCGGCCTTTCCGTCGGCGCAGATCATGCTCGACGGCTGGATGGAAAACGCGCTGGTTGGCGAGTCCGCAACCTCGGTGGAGGATCGCTACCGCGAGATCCTGCGTGCGAGCCGCGCACGCGACGCCGCGGCCGGCCGGACGCTGGATGGCCCCCACCTCACCGACCTGCAAGTGGTCTACGCGCCGAAAAACATGCCGGCGCGCGACGCCTCCACCGGCGAGCAGAAGGCGCTGCTGATCGGGCTAGTGCTGGCCCACGCCACGCTGGTTGCCGAAATGACCGGCATCGTGCCGCTGCTGCTACTCGACGAAGTCGTCGCGCATCTCGATCCCTCCAGGCGCAAGGCGCTGTTCGATGAACTCGCAAAACTCGGCGCGCAGGTCTGGATGACCGGTGCGGACCCTGCCGCATTCGTCGACATCGGCGCGACCGGCGAGATTTTCGACGTGGAATCCGGCCAGGTGAAGCGGCGTAGCTGA
- a CDS encoding acyltransferase family protein yields MSQTSPKYRPDVDGLRAIAVMLVLHFHAFPDAMPGGFVGVDVFFVISGFLITGIIARELELGRFSLVEFYNRRIRRIFPALIVVLCATLMLGWFWMLPQAFAQLGSDTFASAAFLANIALLLQSGYFDVESAKKPLLHLWSLGIEEQFYLFWPLLLMLAARFRMGIMAMAALLGIASFLLNVALIGPNPIATFYLPFTRAFELLIGAVLACGWINVNPSSVASNRRAWIGVALVAVAAIMLDSHRAFPGWWAVLPVAGTALLLSAPAAWVNRVVLASPPLVWIGLISYPLYLWHWPLLVFGGIIKFGPLTLPERELILLASALLAWATYRFVEIPFRFGLPSRRKMCGLGAGMAMIAVAGGIVVWGRGLDFRIPAEIRAMANVPTQTARWRFHECLLDLSRETSFAPDCVDRDRRPLVLVWGDSTAAALIPGLRKAQETRNFGIAQLTSSSCIPALNADILGNPNCRSINDKVLSLAREIRPDVVVLHGTWEKHLDNVAETVAALKQIGARVVVLGPVPLWRRGLPNEVMRYFMLHQRLIPEHYDGAAPNGYDAAMREKLVPLGAEFVSARDALCDASGCLTRVGDSAADLAASDQVHLTEKGSEYLVASVIDRLLGGEASAGKAR; encoded by the coding sequence TTGTCCCAGACTTCACCAAAATATCGGCCCGATGTCGACGGCCTCCGGGCCATCGCCGTGATGCTGGTGCTGCACTTCCACGCGTTCCCGGACGCGATGCCGGGCGGCTTCGTCGGCGTCGACGTGTTCTTCGTGATTTCGGGCTTTCTGATCACCGGCATCATCGCGCGCGAACTGGAACTCGGCCGTTTCAGCCTGGTCGAATTCTACAACCGGCGGATCCGGCGAATCTTCCCGGCGCTGATCGTGGTGCTCTGCGCGACATTGATGCTGGGCTGGTTCTGGATGCTGCCACAGGCCTTTGCGCAACTCGGCAGCGACACCTTCGCCAGCGCGGCGTTTTTGGCAAACATCGCGCTGTTGCTGCAGTCCGGCTATTTCGACGTCGAATCCGCCAAAAAGCCGCTGCTGCATCTATGGTCGCTCGGCATCGAGGAACAGTTTTATCTGTTCTGGCCGCTGCTCCTGATGCTCGCGGCCCGCTTTCGAATGGGCATCATGGCGATGGCTGCGCTGCTCGGCATCGCCTCTTTCCTGCTCAACGTGGCGCTGATCGGCCCAAATCCGATCGCGACCTTTTATCTGCCGTTCACGCGCGCGTTTGAATTGCTGATCGGCGCGGTGCTGGCCTGCGGCTGGATCAACGTCAATCCGTCCAGCGTGGCGAGCAACCGGCGCGCCTGGATCGGTGTGGCGCTGGTCGCTGTGGCGGCCATCATGCTCGACAGCCACCGCGCCTTTCCGGGCTGGTGGGCGGTGCTGCCGGTCGCCGGCACCGCGCTTCTGCTATCCGCGCCGGCGGCGTGGGTGAACCGGGTCGTGCTTGCAAGCCCGCCGCTGGTGTGGATCGGGCTGATCAGCTATCCGCTCTATCTCTGGCACTGGCCGCTATTGGTGTTCGGCGGGATCATCAAATTCGGTCCGCTGACGCTGCCGGAACGCGAATTGATCTTGCTCGCGAGCGCGCTCCTGGCCTGGGCGACCTACCGGTTTGTCGAGATACCGTTCCGTTTCGGCCTCCCGAGCCGGCGCAAGATGTGCGGCCTTGGGGCCGGCATGGCGATGATCGCGGTCGCGGGCGGCATTGTCGTCTGGGGCAGAGGGCTGGATTTCCGGATTCCGGCCGAAATCCGTGCCATGGCCAATGTGCCAACACAAACCGCGCGCTGGCGATTTCACGAATGCCTGCTCGATCTGAGCCGGGAGACGTCGTTCGCGCCGGACTGCGTCGATCGCGACCGGCGGCCGCTGGTCCTCGTCTGGGGTGACTCGACCGCGGCTGCGCTGATCCCAGGTCTGCGCAAGGCGCAGGAAACGAGAAACTTCGGCATCGCGCAGCTTACCTCCAGCTCCTGCATTCCCGCTCTCAATGCCGATATTCTCGGAAATCCGAACTGCCGTTCCATCAATGACAAGGTGTTGTCGCTCGCGCGCGAGATAAGGCCTGATGTCGTCGTGCTGCACGGAACATGGGAGAAGCATCTCGACAATGTCGCCGAAACGGTCGCGGCGCTAAAGCAGATTGGCGCACGCGTCGTCGTTCTGGGCCCGGTACCGCTCTGGCGGCGCGGACTTCCCAATGAAGTGATGCGCTACTTCATGCTGCATCAGCGGCTCATTCCCGAGCATTATGACGGCGCGGCGCCCAATGGGTACGACGCTGCCATGCGCGAAAAGCTGGTGCCACTAGGCGCGGAGTTCGTTTCCGCCCGGGACGCTCTGTGCGACGCCAGCGGCTGCCTGACGCGTGTCGGCGATAGCGCGGCGGATCTTGCGGCAAGCGATCAGGTGCACCTCACCGAAAAGGGGTCGGAATATCTGGTTGCTTCCGTCATAGACCGCCTGCTCGGCGGTGAAGCGTCCGCGGGCAAGGCGCGTTGA
- the gyrB gene encoding DNA topoisomerase (ATP-hydrolyzing) subunit B: protein MTEPARQTPAETEHPIPVEYGAESIRVLKGLDAVRKRPGMYIGDTDDGSGLHHMVYEVVDNAIDEALAGHATAVEVILNADGSVTVRDDGRGIPVDIHKGEGISAAEVIMTQLHAGGKFDQNSYKVSGGLHGVGVSVVNALSSKLQLRVWRDGKEHYIEFAHGDAVAPLKVVGEANGKRGTEVTFLASTETFTNVEYDFPTLEHRLRELAFLNSGVNIVLSDMRHAVEKREAMHYDGGVEEFVKYLDRNKKAMVPAPIMVRAEMNDIGVEAALWWNDSYHENVLCFTNNIPQRDGGTHLAGFRGALTRQVNGYAEANARKEKIALTGDDCREGLTAVLSVKVPDPKFSSQTKDKLVSSEVRPVVENVLNEALAAWFEEHPSEAKVIVGKVIQAAAAREAARKARELTRKSPLGSTSLPGKLSDCQEKDPAKSELFIVEGDSAGGSAKMGRNREFQAVLPLRGKILNVERVRMDKMLSSEQIGTLIAALGTSISDDFSADKLRYHKIILMTDADVDGSHIRTLLLTFFYRQMRELIDRGHIYIAQPPLYKVTRGKSEQYLKDERALEDYLIATGLDDCVFKPATGSERAGRDLLSLVEDARVIRGILNNLHSRYNRKVVEQAAIAGVLSPRITSDIPTANAAADYIARRLDALADEVERGWTGRFTEGEGFAFERTIRGVKDVAMIDDALLGSADARKLDDYAVKLQESYPRMGGVLRRKDAETAIHGPVSLFEAVTDAGRKGVALQRYKGLGEMNPDQLWETTLDTNERSLLQVKIKEVDEADDIFTKLMGDVVEPRREFIQDNSLSANVDV from the coding sequence ATGACAGAACCTGCCCGGCAGACTCCTGCCGAAACTGAGCATCCCATTCCGGTCGAATATGGCGCGGAATCGATCCGGGTGCTGAAGGGGCTCGATGCCGTGCGCAAGCGGCCGGGCATGTATATCGGCGACACCGATGACGGTTCCGGCCTGCACCACATGGTCTACGAAGTCGTCGACAACGCCATCGACGAAGCGCTCGCAGGTCACGCCACCGCGGTCGAGGTCATCCTCAACGCCGACGGCTCGGTGACGGTGCGCGACGACGGCCGCGGCATTCCGGTCGACATCCACAAAGGCGAAGGCATCTCCGCGGCCGAGGTCATCATGACCCAGTTGCATGCAGGCGGAAAATTCGACCAGAACTCCTACAAGGTTTCCGGCGGCCTGCACGGCGTCGGCGTCTCCGTCGTCAACGCATTGTCCAGCAAGCTGCAGCTTCGGGTCTGGCGCGACGGCAAGGAGCATTACATCGAGTTCGCCCATGGCGATGCCGTCGCACCGCTCAAGGTCGTCGGCGAGGCCAATGGCAAGCGTGGCACCGAAGTGACCTTTCTTGCATCCACCGAGACTTTCACCAACGTCGAATATGATTTCCCGACGCTGGAACATCGCCTGCGCGAACTCGCGTTCCTGAATTCCGGCGTCAATATCGTGCTGTCAGACATGCGCCACGCGGTCGAGAAGCGCGAGGCGATGCATTACGACGGCGGCGTCGAGGAATTCGTCAAGTATCTCGACCGCAACAAGAAGGCGATGGTGCCTGCCCCAATCATGGTTCGGGCTGAGATGAACGACATCGGCGTCGAAGCCGCCTTGTGGTGGAACGACAGCTACCATGAGAACGTGCTGTGCTTCACCAACAACATCCCGCAGCGTGACGGCGGCACCCATCTCGCCGGCTTCCGGGGCGCGCTGACGCGCCAGGTCAACGGCTATGCCGAGGCCAATGCAAGGAAGGAAAAGATCGCGCTGACCGGCGACGATTGCCGCGAGGGCCTGACCGCGGTGCTTTCGGTGAAAGTGCCGGACCCGAAATTCTCGTCGCAAACCAAGGACAAGCTCGTCTCCTCGGAAGTGCGTCCCGTGGTCGAGAACGTGCTCAACGAGGCGCTGGCGGCGTGGTTCGAGGAACATCCGAGCGAGGCCAAGGTCATCGTCGGCAAGGTGATCCAGGCCGCCGCCGCGCGCGAAGCCGCCCGCAAGGCGCGCGAACTGACGCGGAAAAGCCCGCTCGGCAGCACATCGCTGCCGGGCAAGCTCTCCGACTGCCAGGAAAAGGACCCCGCGAAATCCGAACTGTTCATCGTCGAGGGTGATTCGGCCGGCGGCAGCGCCAAGATGGGCCGCAACCGCGAATTCCAGGCGGTGTTGCCGTTGCGCGGCAAGATCCTCAATGTCGAGCGCGTCCGCATGGACAAGATGCTGTCAAGCGAACAGATCGGCACGCTGATCGCAGCGCTTGGCACCAGCATCAGCGACGATTTCAGCGCCGACAAGCTGCGCTACCACAAAATCATCCTGATGACGGACGCCGACGTCGACGGCTCCCATATCCGCACGCTGCTGCTGACCTTCTTCTACCGGCAGATGCGCGAATTGATCGACCGCGGTCATATCTATATCGCCCAGCCGCCCCTCTACAAGGTGACGCGCGGCAAGTCCGAGCAGTACCTGAAGGACGAGCGCGCGCTGGAAGATTATCTGATCGCGACCGGGCTCGACGACTGCGTCTTCAAGCCGGCGACGGGATCGGAGCGCGCCGGCCGCGACCTGCTGTCGCTGGTGGAGGACGCGCGCGTCATCCGCGGCATCCTGAACAATCTGCACAGTCGCTATAACCGCAAGGTGGTGGAGCAGGCGGCGATTGCCGGCGTGCTGAGCCCGAGGATCACCAGCGATATCCCCACCGCCAATGCGGCCGCCGACTACATCGCCAGGCGCCTCGATGCGCTGGCCGATGAGGTCGAGCGCGGCTGGACCGGCCGCTTCACCGAAGGCGAAGGCTTCGCCTTCGAGCGCACCATCCGCGGCGTCAAGGATGTGGCCATGATCGACGACGCCCTGCTCGGCTCCGCCGACGCCCGCAAGCTCGACGATTACGCGGTGAAGCTGCAGGAGTCCTACCCGCGGATGGGCGGCGTGTTGCGCCGCAAGGATGCGGAGACCGCGATCCACGGGCCGGTCAGCCTGTTTGAGGCGGTGACCGACGCCGGCCGCAAGGGCGTGGCGCTGCAGCGCTACAAAGGCCTCGGCGAAATGAATCCCGACCAGCTCTGGGAAACCACGCTCGACACCAACGAGCGTTCGCTGCTGCAGGTGAAGATCAAGGAGGTCGACGAGGCCGACGACATCTTCACCAAGCTGATGGGTGACGTGGTCGAGCCGCGCCGCGAATTCATCCAGGATAATTCGCTTAGCGCCAACGTCGACGTGTGA